A portion of the Brevundimonas pondensis genome contains these proteins:
- a CDS encoding A24 family peptidase: MNELSLVLLGVMPVLVIVAGLHDLTTMKIPNWLSGLLILGFFPAALVLGLPLSTTAVCVGVALGAVVVGAGMFALNWIGGGDAKLMAAVSLWLGLSGLLPFVLFTAVAGGGLCLILLMARRQFQVYALGAPGWVSRLMAPKGDIPYGVAIAAGALLAYSSSPLALAYAAG; the protein is encoded by the coding sequence ATGAATGAACTCAGCCTCGTCCTGCTCGGCGTCATGCCGGTTCTGGTGATCGTCGCCGGTCTGCATGATCTGACGACCATGAAGATTCCCAACTGGCTGTCGGGTCTGCTGATCCTCGGCTTTTTCCCGGCCGCCCTGGTTCTGGGTCTGCCGCTGTCCACGACTGCGGTTTGCGTCGGCGTGGCTCTGGGCGCCGTGGTGGTTGGCGCAGGCATGTTCGCCCTCAACTGGATCGGCGGCGGCGACGCCAAGCTGATGGCGGCGGTGAGCCTGTGGCTGGGCCTTTCCGGCCTTCTGCCCTTTGTCCTCTTTACGGCCGTGGCTGGCGGCGGGCTCTGTCTGATCCTGCTGATGGCGCGTCGCCAGTTCCAGGTCTACGCCCTGGGCGCCCCGGGCTGGGTGTCGCGGCTGATGGCGCCCAAGGGCGACATTCCTTATGGCGTGGCCATCGCCGCCGGCGCCTTGCTGGCCTATTCGTCCAGTCCGCTGGCCCTGGCTTACGCCGCCGGGTGA
- a CDS encoding CpaF family protein produces the protein MFGKRSGQPGVAVAPRPAPAPAPTAEPRVLDAVDAFSVEELEAPAPSDAADRLDALAARPRPEAAAPTPGGPAKGPRATPGLEQLKKAQAVAEIVREQSDYYHATKTTIFNALMNTIDLSQLAQLDTKAASEEIRDIVAELVAIKNVSMSVAEQEHLVQDIVNDVLGYGPLEPLLSRDDIADIMVNGAGRVFIEVGGKVQLTNVRFRDNTQLMNICQRIVSQVGRRVDESSPICDARLPDGSRVNVIAPPLAIDGPTLTIRKFKKDKLTMKNLVEYASISPEGARVLGVIGASRCNLVISGGTGSGKTTLLNTLTAFIDPTERVITCEDAAELQLQQPHVVRLETRPPNLEGQGQITMRDLVKNCLRMRPERIIVGEVRGPEAFDLLQAMNTGHDGSMGTLHANSPREAISRMESMITMGGYGLPSKTIREMIVGSVDVIVQAARLRDGSRRITHITEVVGLEGDVIVTQDLFVYEITGEDAHGKITGRHRSTGIARPRFWDRARYYGLERELAEALDAAE, from the coding sequence ATGTTCGGCAAGCGTTCAGGACAGCCCGGGGTCGCCGTCGCGCCCCGCCCCGCACCGGCTCCCGCGCCGACCGCGGAGCCGCGCGTGCTGGACGCCGTCGACGCCTTTTCCGTTGAAGAACTGGAGGCGCCGGCGCCCTCGGACGCCGCCGATCGACTGGACGCCCTGGCCGCGCGTCCGCGTCCCGAAGCGGCCGCGCCGACGCCTGGCGGACCCGCCAAGGGGCCGCGCGCCACCCCGGGTCTGGAACAGCTGAAGAAGGCCCAGGCGGTCGCCGAGATCGTCCGCGAGCAGTCTGACTATTATCACGCCACGAAGACGACCATCTTCAACGCGCTGATGAATACCATCGATCTGTCCCAGCTGGCGCAGCTGGACACGAAGGCGGCGTCCGAGGAAATCCGCGACATCGTCGCCGAGCTGGTGGCGATCAAGAATGTCTCCATGTCGGTGGCCGAGCAGGAGCACCTGGTTCAGGACATCGTCAACGACGTCCTGGGCTATGGTCCGCTGGAGCCTCTGCTGAGCCGCGACGACATCGCCGACATCATGGTCAACGGCGCCGGACGGGTCTTCATCGAGGTCGGCGGCAAGGTGCAGCTGACCAATGTCCGTTTCCGCGACAACACCCAGCTGATGAACATCTGTCAGCGGATCGTGTCGCAGGTCGGCCGCCGCGTCGATGAATCCAGCCCGATCTGCGACGCCCGTCTGCCCGATGGGTCGCGCGTCAACGTCATCGCTCCGCCCCTGGCGATTGATGGCCCGACGCTGACGATCCGGAAGTTCAAGAAGGACAAGCTGACGATGAAGAATCTGGTGGAGTACGCCTCCATCAGTCCCGAGGGCGCGCGCGTTCTCGGCGTCATCGGCGCGTCGCGATGCAATCTGGTCATTTCAGGGGGCACGGGTTCGGGTAAGACCACGTTGCTGAACACCCTGACGGCCTTCATCGACCCGACCGAGCGCGTCATCACCTGCGAGGACGCCGCCGAACTGCAGCTGCAGCAGCCGCACGTGGTGCGTCTGGAAACCCGCCCGCCGAACCTGGAAGGCCAGGGCCAGATCACCATGCGAGATCTGGTCAAGAACTGTCTGCGGATGCGTCCCGAGCGCATCATCGTCGGCGAGGTGCGGGGGCCTGAGGCCTTCGACCTGTTGCAGGCGATGAACACCGGCCACGACGGCTCGATGGGCACCCTGCACGCCAACTCCCCGCGCGAAGCCATCAGCCGGATGGAATCGATGATCACCATGGGCGGATACGGTCTGCCGTCCAAGACCATCCGCGAGATGATCGTCGGTTCGGTCGACGTCATCGTCCAGGCCGCGCGTCTGCGCGACGGCTCGCGCCGTATCACCCACATCACCGAGGTTGTGGGCCTGGAAGGCGACGTCATCGTCACCCAGGACCTGTTCGTCTACGAGATCACCGGCGAAGACGCGCACGGCAAGATCACCGGCCGTCACCGTTCGACCGGCATCGCCCGGCCCCGCTTCTGGGACCGCGCCCGCTACTATGGGCTGGAACGCGAACTGGCCGAAGCCCTGGACGCGGCGGAGTAG
- a CDS encoding type II and III secretion system protein family protein: protein MNRLIAAACLSLLALGGTAATPLAQTRAALSTGAAPQMVNLPRGTSFAVDLPADARDVIVSNPQVAEAMLHSPRRITIIGLAAGETDAVFLDATGRTILALRVRVDAGVSALQDTLARVVPDSNLHAEAVNDSIILTGTAASPAEAERAAQVARAFVSAPEKVMNMINVAGSDQVTLRVRVVEVQRSAIKQLGFDTQAVIGRIGDTQWLLGNAATWGVNGSLLGGITGGISRDTTKNYQMQQPCIGPGWPQGAMCPVVVNGPEDASNWDTAQPGTGPGSDGLNKGNATIKAFERVGLVRTLAEPNLTSVNGEAASFLAGGEFPLPTGRDREGQITVEYKPYGVGLSFRPVVLSEGRISLQVKVEVSELTPQGGLTIGAGTPSSISLPGLSVRRSENTIELPSGGSMMIAGLLQESTRQTVDSLPGMTNLPVLGQLFRSRDYLMGETELVVIVEPYIVRPTSPGRMQTPADGLRIAQDAQTIFFGQLNQTYGSPAPSARPGAGWQGPVGYVIE from the coding sequence ATGAATCGACTGATTGCGGCGGCCTGTCTGTCGCTGCTGGCTCTGGGGGGAACGGCCGCCACGCCGCTGGCGCAGACGCGGGCCGCCCTCTCGACGGGCGCGGCGCCCCAGATGGTCAATCTGCCGCGCGGAACCTCTTTCGCCGTGGACTTGCCGGCGGACGCGCGCGACGTGATCGTGTCCAATCCGCAGGTGGCCGAGGCCATGCTGCATTCGCCGCGCCGCATCACCATCATCGGTCTGGCGGCAGGTGAGACGGATGCGGTCTTTCTGGACGCGACGGGACGCACCATCCTGGCCCTGAGGGTTCGGGTGGACGCCGGGGTCAGCGCCCTGCAGGACACCCTGGCCCGAGTGGTTCCCGATTCGAACCTTCACGCCGAAGCTGTCAACGACAGCATCATCCTGACCGGAACCGCCGCCAGCCCCGCCGAGGCCGAGCGCGCCGCACAGGTGGCGCGGGCCTTCGTCTCGGCGCCCGAAAAGGTCATGAACATGATCAATGTGGCGGGCTCGGACCAGGTCACCCTGCGCGTGCGCGTGGTCGAGGTGCAGCGCTCCGCGATCAAGCAACTGGGCTTCGACACCCAGGCGGTCATCGGCCGGATCGGCGACACCCAATGGCTGCTGGGCAACGCCGCGACCTGGGGGGTCAACGGCTCCCTGCTGGGCGGCATCACCGGTGGAATCTCGCGGGACACCACCAAGAATTATCAGATGCAGCAACCCTGCATCGGCCCTGGCTGGCCCCAGGGCGCCATGTGCCCGGTCGTCGTCAATGGTCCGGAGGACGCGTCCAACTGGGACACGGCCCAGCCTGGCACGGGACCCGGTTCCGATGGACTGAACAAGGGCAACGCCACCATCAAGGCGTTTGAACGGGTGGGTCTGGTCCGCACCCTGGCGGAGCCGAATCTGACGTCGGTCAATGGCGAGGCGGCCAGCTTCCTGGCGGGCGGCGAGTTCCCCCTGCCCACGGGGCGTGACCGCGAAGGGCAGATCACCGTCGAGTACAAGCCCTACGGCGTGGGTCTGTCGTTCCGGCCGGTCGTTCTGTCGGAAGGCCGCATCTCGTTGCAGGTCAAGGTCGAGGTGTCGGAGTTGACGCCCCAGGGCGGCCTGACGATCGGCGCGGGAACGCCGTCCTCCATCTCCCTGCCTGGTCTGTCGGTGCGGCGCAGCGAAAACACGATTGAGCTGCCTTCCGGCGGATCAATGATGATCGCCGGCCTGTTGCAGGAATCGACGCGACAGACGGTCGATTCCCTGCCGGGCATGACCAATCTGCCGGTCCTGGGACAGCTGTTCCGCTCACGCGACTATCTGATGGGGGAGACCGAGCTGGTCGTCATCGTCGAACCCTACATCGTCCGCCCGACCTCGCCGGGGCGCATGCAGACTCCGGCAGACGGACTGCGGATCGCCCAGGACGCCCAGACCATCTTCTTCGGCCAACTGAACCAGACCTATGGCTCTCCAGCCCCTTCCGCTCGCCCCGGCGCCGGATGGCAGGGGCCGGTCGGCTATGTGATCGAGTGA
- a CDS encoding AAA family ATPase, whose translation MTQSFATREPDDLDGFEMDDEFLNLAAAETAGADAVPAYPTGPDAEAAFNPVGRLVDAAESAAVTAILPAVATPAPVAPGAVAEPLSHSLEVAGLPVAAAATVEVSIPRIAVHVFAERQDTLAAAERAGQDRRMARATTQIRIGGVSAAVAAYQGEPTPPLIIVECLKDPQTLLWEIDQLAEVCDAGTKVVVIGATNDILLFRELMRRGVSEYLVAPVQPLQLISAIGGLFADPAQPFVGRSIAFVGARGGAGASAVAHNTAYAMSERIGVNTVIVDYDLPFGTAGLDFNQDPLGGVADALSQPDRLDATLLDRMMVRCTDKLSLFAAPATLDADWDIQPDAFEEVTSRIRSTAPFVVLDLPHLWSGWMRRTLISADEVVIVATPDLASLRNAKNMIDLVKQARPNDAPPRLVLNQVGVPGRPEIPAKDFGAALGVHPSLIIPFDAKVFGSAANNGQMIVEAGAKSKAAEAFQTLAQIVSRRELPVFAAPRGKAEGASSKGGSLFAGLLKKKR comes from the coding sequence ATGACCCAATCCTTCGCCACGCGTGAACCTGACGACCTGGACGGGTTCGAAATGGACGACGAGTTCCTGAACCTGGCGGCTGCCGAGACGGCGGGGGCTGACGCCGTCCCCGCCTATCCGACGGGTCCGGACGCGGAGGCGGCCTTCAATCCGGTGGGGCGGCTGGTCGACGCCGCCGAAAGCGCCGCCGTGACCGCAATTCTTCCCGCCGTTGCGACGCCCGCCCCTGTCGCGCCCGGCGCCGTCGCTGAACCCCTGTCACACTCGCTCGAAGTCGCCGGCCTGCCGGTCGCCGCCGCGGCAACGGTCGAGGTGTCGATTCCGCGCATCGCCGTCCATGTCTTCGCCGAGCGTCAGGACACGCTGGCCGCCGCCGAGCGCGCGGGACAGGATCGGCGCATGGCTCGCGCCACCACGCAAATTCGCATCGGCGGGGTGAGCGCCGCCGTCGCGGCCTATCAGGGCGAGCCGACGCCGCCGCTGATCATCGTCGAATGCCTGAAGGACCCGCAGACGCTGCTGTGGGAGATTGATCAACTGGCTGAGGTCTGCGACGCGGGCACCAAGGTGGTGGTCATCGGCGCGACCAACGACATTCTGCTGTTCCGAGAGCTGATGCGGCGCGGAGTGAGCGAATACCTCGTGGCGCCGGTTCAGCCGCTGCAACTGATCTCGGCCATCGGCGGCCTGTTCGCCGACCCGGCTCAGCCCTTCGTGGGGCGCTCCATCGCCTTCGTCGGCGCGCGCGGCGGGGCCGGGGCCTCGGCAGTGGCCCACAACACCGCCTACGCCATGAGCGAACGGATCGGGGTCAACACGGTCATCGTCGACTATGATCTGCCGTTCGGCACCGCCGGCCTGGACTTCAACCAGGACCCGCTGGGCGGCGTCGCCGACGCCCTGAGCCAGCCAGACCGTCTGGACGCGACCTTGCTGGACCGGATGATGGTCCGTTGCACCGACAAGCTGAGCCTGTTCGCCGCCCCCGCCACCCTGGACGCCGACTGGGACATCCAGCCGGACGCCTTTGAGGAGGTGACCAGCCGAATCCGCTCGACCGCGCCTTTTGTGGTGCTGGACCTGCCGCATCTGTGGTCGGGCTGGATGCGAAGGACGCTGATCTCGGCGGATGAGGTGGTGATCGTGGCGACGCCCGATCTGGCTTCCCTGCGCAACGCCAAGAATATGATCGACCTGGTCAAGCAGGCGCGTCCGAACGACGCTCCGCCGCGTCTGGTGCTGAACCAGGTCGGCGTGCCGGGCCGTCCTGAAATTCCGGCCAAGGACTTCGGCGCGGCGCTGGGCGTTCATCCCAGCCTGATCATTCCCTTCGACGCCAAGGTGTTCGGCTCGGCCGCCAACAACGGTCAGATGATCGTTGAGGCCGGCGCCAAGTCCAAGGCCGCCGAGGCCTTCCAGACCCTGGCCCAGATCGTGTCGCGTCGTGAACTGCCGGTCTTCGCCGCGCCGCGCGGCAAGGCCGAAGGGGCGTCGTCCAAGGGCGGTTCCCTGTTCGCCGGCCTGTTGAAGAAGAAGCGCTAG
- a CDS encoding CpaD family pilus assembly protein, producing the protein MIRSAKTRLFLTSALMLGGLALAGCMGGPASLGGEPPLTPTSRYTLQVEPGLDRIALAVHETGLSTNQQSALAALVSRFAVEGAPVLVIEAPSGGDPAATRAAWDVKAALVAAGAPDGRVRMASYAGPDPRAPVLVGFETVRAVVPQCGTEWGNLGRTGDNQSASNFGCAVNANLAAQIANPRDIIAPREMTSGDAGRRAVVFDAWRKGEPTAAEREDLVGRTRISRAVD; encoded by the coding sequence ATGATCCGTTCCGCCAAGACCCGCCTGTTCCTGACCTCGGCGCTGATGCTGGGGGGCCTCGCGCTGGCCGGCTGCATGGGCGGTCCGGCCAGCCTCGGCGGCGAACCGCCGCTGACGCCGACTTCGCGCTACACCCTTCAAGTCGAACCGGGCCTGGATCGCATCGCCCTGGCTGTGCATGAGACGGGTTTGTCGACCAATCAGCAGTCGGCGCTGGCGGCTCTGGTCAGCCGCTTCGCCGTTGAAGGCGCGCCGGTCCTCGTGATCGAGGCCCCGTCCGGCGGCGACCCGGCGGCGACGCGCGCAGCCTGGGATGTCAAGGCCGCCCTGGTTGCGGCAGGCGCGCCTGACGGGCGGGTGCGCATGGCCAGTTACGCCGGCCCTGATCCTCGGGCGCCGGTCCTGGTGGGGTTCGAGACCGTTCGGGCCGTCGTGCCGCAGTGTGGAACCGAGTGGGGCAATCTGGGACGCACCGGCGACAACCAGTCGGCGTCCAACTTCGGCTGCGCGGTCAACGCCAATCTGGCCGCCCAGATCGCCAACCCGCGCGACATCATCGCGCCGCGCGAGATGACGTCCGGCGACGCCGGTCGTCGCGCCGTGGTCTTCGACGCCTGGCGCAAGGGCGAGCCTACGGCGGCCGAGCGCGAGGATCTGGTCGGCCGCACACGCATCTCACGAGCGGTGGACTGA
- a CDS encoding type II secretion system F family protein: protein MLPILAAVLAFITIGGLGWVLVGGDDTSGQAVKRAKAIGAAREATAAKRAAVANTPEARRKQILSQLQDVERRERKARMTMSAKLKQAGLSISLQTFVFISIGAGVFGFLVLFLLGVNIFVALGFGLAMGLGAPRWVVGFMGKKRMKQFSLAFPDAVDILVRGIKTGLPVHDCFKIIARESPQPLGGEFQRLVEGMGVGLTLSQALDKMYERMPTPELNFFAIVIAIQQKSGGNLAEALGNLTAVLRARRLMGEKIKALSSEAIASAGIIAALPPVVMILVMLSSPGYMMTMFTDMRGQVMLLGSAIWMACGVFAMKRMISFKY from the coding sequence ATGCTTCCCATCCTAGCGGCGGTCCTGGCCTTCATCACCATCGGCGGACTGGGCTGGGTCCTGGTCGGCGGCGACGACACCTCCGGTCAGGCCGTCAAACGCGCCAAGGCCATCGGCGCCGCGCGCGAGGCCACGGCCGCCAAGCGCGCCGCGGTCGCCAATACGCCCGAAGCGCGCCGCAAGCAGATCCTGAGCCAGCTGCAGGATGTGGAAAGGCGGGAACGCAAGGCCCGCATGACCATGAGCGCCAAGCTGAAACAGGCCGGACTGTCGATCAGTCTGCAGACCTTTGTCTTCATCAGCATCGGCGCCGGCGTCTTCGGCTTCCTGGTCCTGTTCCTGCTGGGCGTGAACATCTTCGTCGCCCTGGGCTTTGGTCTGGCCATGGGACTGGGCGCGCCGCGCTGGGTCGTCGGTTTTATGGGCAAGAAGCGAATGAAGCAGTTTTCGCTCGCCTTCCCGGACGCCGTGGACATTCTGGTGCGCGGCATCAAGACCGGTCTGCCGGTCCACGACTGCTTCAAGATCATCGCCCGCGAAAGTCCGCAGCCCCTGGGCGGGGAGTTCCAGCGCCTGGTCGAGGGCATGGGCGTGGGCCTGACCCTGAGCCAGGCCCTGGACAAGATGTACGAGCGGATGCCGACGCCGGAGTTGAACTTCTTCGCCATTGTCATCGCCATCCAGCAGAAGAGCGGCGGCAACCTGGCCGAGGCCCTGGGCAATCTGACGGCGGTGCTGCGCGCACGTCGACTGATGGGTGAGAAGATCAAGGCCCTGTCGTCCGAGGCCATCGCCTCGGCCGGCATCATCGCGGCCCTGCCGCCCGTGGTCATGATCCTGGTGATGCTGTCCAGCCCTGGCTACATGATGACCATGTTCACCGACATGCGAGGCCAGGTCATGCTGCTGGGGTCGGCGATCTGGATGGCTTGCGGCGTCTTCGCGATGAAGCGCATGATTTCGTTCAAGTATTGA
- a CDS encoding Flp family type IVb pilin, translated as MRNFINRFAKDESGATAIEYGLIAALIAVAIIGALGAVKGGLVGTFNKVATDLGGTAAS; from the coding sequence ATGCGTAACTTCATCAATCGCTTCGCCAAAGACGAATCGGGCGCCACGGCCATCGAATACGGTCTGATCGCCGCTCTGATCGCTGTCGCCATCATCGGTGCTCTGGGCGCCGTCAAGGGCGGCCTGGTCGGCACCTTCAACAAGGTTGCGACCGACCTCGGCGGCACCGCCGCTTCCTAA
- the cpaB gene encoding Flp pilus assembly protein CpaB, whose protein sequence is MKPAKIAVICIAAVSAIGLALVVRAMGSPGGAPATTAVAAVEAPPMAKVLVAAKDLEPGKRLTDGDLAWKDWPVAEVNPVFITDGSVPIPGAAAPAAQAADAKPADSKAAAVKRAEDAAARVTRAATDMAGGGAKADYIGAVVREPILAGEPIVARKIVRAGDSGYMAAYLEPGMRAMAIRVTVETAAGGFILPGDRADVLLTREVKLANAVAGGESTRFVSATVMQNVKVLAIDQNTRAAEDAQAVVGATATLEVSGRDAEILALAKSEGELSLVLRSYADTAGPSGRTAAATRRSPDGAAAAGNVVRVYREGEAETVAVP, encoded by the coding sequence ATGAAGCCCGCCAAGATCGCCGTCATCTGCATCGCCGCCGTTTCGGCCATCGGCCTGGCCCTCGTGGTTCGGGCCATGGGCTCGCCTGGCGGCGCCCCCGCCACGACCGCTGTGGCCGCCGTCGAAGCGCCGCCCATGGCCAAGGTTCTGGTCGCCGCCAAGGACCTGGAGCCGGGCAAGCGCCTGACCGACGGTGATCTGGCCTGGAAGGACTGGCCGGTCGCGGAGGTCAATCCCGTCTTCATCACAGACGGCAGCGTGCCGATTCCGGGCGCCGCCGCGCCGGCCGCCCAGGCCGCTGACGCCAAGCCGGCGGATTCCAAGGCTGCCGCGGTCAAGCGGGCCGAAGACGCCGCCGCGCGCGTCACCCGCGCCGCGACCGACATGGCCGGCGGCGGCGCCAAGGCCGATTATATCGGCGCTGTGGTGCGCGAACCCATTCTGGCTGGAGAACCCATCGTGGCGCGCAAGATCGTGCGCGCCGGCGACAGTGGTTACATGGCCGCCTATCTGGAGCCCGGCATGCGGGCCATGGCTATTCGGGTCACGGTCGAGACCGCCGCCGGCGGCTTTATCCTGCCTGGCGATCGAGCCGATGTTCTGCTGACGCGCGAGGTCAAGCTGGCCAACGCCGTGGCGGGCGGCGAGAGCACGCGCTTCGTCTCGGCCACGGTGATGCAGAACGTCAAGGTCCTGGCCATCGACCAGAACACCCGCGCCGCCGAGGACGCCCAGGCCGTGGTGGGCGCCACCGCTACTCTGGAAGTCAGCGGCCGCGACGCCGAAATCCTGGCCCTGGCCAAGTCCGAGGGCGAGCTGTCGCTGGTGTTGCGCTCCTACGCCGACACAGCCGGCCCATCGGGCCGGACGGCCGCCGCAACCCGCCGCAGCCCGGACGGCGCGGCGGCGGCAGGCAATGTCGTGCGCGTCTATCGCGAGGGCGAAGCCGAGACCGTGGCCGTTCCATGA